The Geotoga petraea region TCTTCTATTGGAAAAAGATCATGACTCGGTGTTGCTGAAGCAAAATTTATGTTATTCTTCACGTTCATTTGAGTTGAATCAATTTTGTCGTTTACATAGTCATCATAATCTTCGTGAATTTTTATGTTTTTTGCAGAAGATACATAGCTACCACTACCAACTTTCTTATATATCAGTTTTTCTTCTTTTAGCTTTTCATAAGCTTTAACAACTGTAGATGGATTTAAACTATTTTCATCCGCCAATGTTCTTACAGCTGGTAATCTTGTGTTTTCTTTTAAATCATTTTTTAGAATTTTTTGTTTTAAAGACCTATAAACCTGTAAATACAAAGGTGTTTTAGATTTTCTTGAAAGATTTAGATTCATAATACCTCCTTGTGTACCACTACAATAATTAATAAACCATACATTGACAATACAATATAAAAGTGTGAGAATATCATTGTGTAATACAATTATATCAAAAAAAGGGGTGTGTTTTATGTTAAAAGATTTGCAAGAAAGATATAGATTGAATAAAAATTTGGCACAAATGTTAAAAGGCGGAGTCATAATGGACGTAACTAATGCAGAACAAGCTAAAATAGCTGAGGATTCTGGAGCTGTTGCTGTTATGGCATTAGAAAGAGTTCCTGCAGATATAAGAAAAAATGGTGGAGTAGCGAGAATGTCAGATCCAAAAATGATAAAAGAAATAATGGATTCCGTTTCTATCCCTGTTATGGCGAAAGTTAGAATTGGGCATTTTGTTGAAGCTCAGATTTTAGAATATCTGGATATAGACTATATAGACGAAAGTGAAGTATTGACTCCAGCAGATGAAACATATCATATAAACAAAAAAGATTTTAAAACCCCGTTTGTGTGCGGGGCAAGAAATCTTGGTGAAGCTTTGAGAAGGGTTGCAGAAGGTGCTTCAATGATAAGAACAAAAGGAGAAGCAGGAACAGGTAATGTCGTAGAGTCTGTAAAACATATAAAAAAAATAAACGAACAAATAAGAGAAATACAAGGTCTATCAAACGATCAATTAGTTGTTAAATCAAAGGAAATACAAGCTCCACTAGATCTAATTGAATATGTTTCAAAAAATGGTAAACTACCAGTTGTAAATTTTGCAGCGGGTGGAGTTGCAACTCCTGCTGATGCATCTCTCATGATGCAACTAGGGGCAGATGGAGTTTTTGTTGGATCGGGTATTTTTAAATCTGGA contains the following coding sequences:
- the pdxS gene encoding pyridoxal 5'-phosphate synthase lyase subunit PdxS, with the translated sequence MLKDLQERYRLNKNLAQMLKGGVIMDVTNAEQAKIAEDSGAVAVMALERVPADIRKNGGVARMSDPKMIKEIMDSVSIPVMAKVRIGHFVEAQILEYLDIDYIDESEVLTPADETYHINKKDFKTPFVCGARNLGEALRRVAEGASMIRTKGEAGTGNVVESVKHIKKINEQIREIQGLSNDQLVVKSKEIQAPLDLIEYVSKNGKLPVVNFAAGGVATPADASLMMQLGADGVFVGSGIFKSGDPVKRAKAIVEAVTHYNDPSILAKVSEDLGEAMVGINIDTLNEDERYAHRGW